A stretch of Lathyrus oleraceus cultivar Zhongwan6 chromosome 6, CAAS_Psat_ZW6_1.0, whole genome shotgun sequence DNA encodes these proteins:
- the LOC127094887 gene encoding uncharacterized protein LOC127094887, with translation MVEGVLVTLVQFYDPLYQCFTFPDYQIVPTLDEFSHLIGLHIPDKVPFSDLEEITKHQDIAEAIHLRMSKIKANLTTKGGILGLPAKFLIDEARYFSSMKSMDAFEAILDLLIYGLLLFPNVDDFVDINTIKIFLIGNPVPNLLADVYHSVHLRSSHKGGMIICYTTPLYKWFISHLPQSLAFWDLKDGLLWSQKIMSLTHSDIDWFDRAYEGVKIIDNCGEFPSVPLLGIKGGINYNPIFARR, from the coding sequence ATGGTGGAGGGGGTTCTTGTTACattggttcagttctatgatccatTGTACCAGTGCTTTACCTTTCCAGATTATCAGATTGTGCCTACCTTGGATGAGTTTTCTCACCTGATTGGCCTACACATTCCTGATAAAGTCCCCTTTTCCGATTTAGAAGAAATTACGAAGCATCAAGACATTGCAGAAGCTATTCATTTAAGGATGTCTAAGATCAAAGCTAATCTGACTACAAAAGGAGGAATTCTTGGTTTGCCTGCTAAATTCTTGATAGATGAGGCTCGTTATTTTTCTAGCATGAAGAGTATGGACGCTTTTGAGGCTATTCTTGActtgctcatctatggattgcTCCTCTTCCCTAATGTTGACGACTTTGTTGACATTAACACTATCAAAATATTCCTAATTGGAAATCCAGTTCCTAACTTGCTTGCAGATGTTTACCATTCAGTCCATCTTAGGAGTTCTCATAAAGGAGGAATGATCATATGTTATACAACTCCGCTctataagtggtttatttcacacttgcctcagtCTCTTGCCTTTTGGGACCTCAAGGATGGTTTGCTATGGTCACAAAAGATTATGTCTCTCACTCATTCTGACATTGATTGGTTTGATCGTGCTTATGAGGGGGTTAAAATTATTGATAATTGTGGTGAGTTTCCTAGtgtacctcttcttggtataAAGGGAGGCATTAACTACAACCCGATTTTCGCTCGCCGTTAG